The Lactobacillus acidophilus DNA segment GATTATTCAGCGTATTGAGGAAACTTTGCGTAATGCTTTCGATAATTTATCTAGCAGGATTAAGTTTGGTCAACGTGATTTTACTTATAAAATTGGTCGGCGTATATGTAAAGTAGCTGAAGACAATATACTTTTTATTGAACATAGTACTACGCAGCATAAGGTACATATGGTTACCGAAAATGGAGAGGTAGAATACAAGGGAAATATTAGTCAGATTGATAAAGAAAACCCATTTTTAGTAAAAGTCTCTCAGTCTTATTTAGTGAATCCAAGAAATATTAATGCGATTGATATGAAAGAACATACTATTATATTTGATAATGATAAGATGGTAACTTATTCTAGAGCGTACAAAGATGTGGTTAAAACACTTGTAAATAAATTTAAAGATATTGAAGTTAAATAATTAAAAAACTGGATTTACTCCAGTTTTTTTATTTTAGAGATAATACCAAATTCGTATGAGAAAACAGTATTAGTTTATAAAATAGCTAGATTGGTTCATTTTATTTCTAATAGCTGTTATGTTGATATCCTTTATATGTAAGTTGAAATGAGATAAAAATCTCAAAAAGTAGTTATTTAGGAGGTAACTAAAATGGAAAAGTTAATGGTATTAAATGAAGAAAAATTGAGTTATGTAATTGGTGGAGGAAATCCTAAAGTAGCACATTGTGCTAGTCAAATTGGTAGATCAACGGCTTGGGGTGCAGTTAGCGGTGCAGCTACTGGAACTGCAGTTGGTCAGGCAGTTGGTGCATTGGGTGGTGCTCTTTTCGGTGGGAGTATGGGCGTTATCAAAGGCTCAGCAGCATGTGTAAGTTATTTAACGCGTCATAGACATCATTAATTGTTTTTGAGTAAAATGTGAAAGGCAAAAAATATGGTTAAAAATAAATTGGTTATTAAAGGAATAACAGCTAGTATTATATATTGTCTTCTCGGAATAATATTTGACTATATTGATAGTAATTTATCAATTATTTCAATTATTGAAAATATTGGAGAAGGTATAGTATTCGGCTTACTTATGTATTGGCTATTAAAAAGTAATAATGTTAGATCAATATCAAAGCATAAAATTAATCCTTTAAGTTCATTTGTTATTGGTTTCTTCGGCAGTTGTTTATTACTGACTTTACTTCTATTTCTAAAAATAGGTTATGTATCAATTGATTTTTATAAGAGTAATTTTTATATTATTAGTATGATTTACTTGAT contains these protein-coding regions:
- a CDS encoding LytR/AlgR family response regulator transcription factor, giving the protein MSKFPIIVCDDDKDLANQLAKNINASIQDLTDDNESYTELDESVTFVANDFAQAVGYVVANDIKNCIYFLDIELSRESKAKNGVDLAEFIKKNDENAQIIFVTAYDKYAPLTYRRRIGAIDYISKSMSSDKIIQRIEETLRNAFDNLSSRIKFGQRDFTYKIGRRICKVAEDNILFIEHSTTQHKVHMVTENGEVEYKGNISQIDKENPFLVKVSQSYLVNPRNINAIDMKEHTIIFDNDKMVTYSRAYKDVVKTLVNKFKDIEVK
- a CDS encoding bacteriocin class II family protein, which codes for MEKLMVLNEEKLSYVIGGGNPKVAHCASQIGRSTAWGAVSGAATGTAVGQAVGALGGALFGGSMGVIKGSAACVSYLTRHRHH